The genomic DNA GCCGGAAGCGGCCGGGCCCGGCCACGGCGGAGCCCACGACGGGGCGCACGACGGTGTCCACGGCGACCAGCACGGCGACGGCCAGGCCCGCTCCCGGCGGCCCGGGGCCGGGGGCTTCGGGCAGGCGGGCATGCGCGCGGTGGCGGAGACCCGGCGCGCGACGGCCGACGGGTACGTGCAGGACGCGCAGGCCGGCGGGCAGGGCGCGTACGGACTGCAGCAGGACACCGGCCCCGGCGGCGGCGCGCAGCGGTGGGCGGACCCGGCGTACCCCGCGGACCAGGACCCGGGCACGTGGCCCGGCGCCGCCGCGCACGCGGACGCCGGCGGAGGACCGTACGGCGAGGTCCCCCCGGGCCCCGCGCAGCACCCCGCCGACCACGAAGGCCCCCCCGCCGAGGGGCAGATCAGCGCCTGGCGCCCGGTGCCGCAGGACGGCGACACGTCGCCCGGCTGGGCGATCCCGACCGCGCCCGACGACCTGCCGGAGGACTCCGGCGAGTACGCGCTGCACGACCGCTCCGCGGGCGAAGGGCAGCCGGACGGCGACGCCCGGGAGCACGCGGCGCCGGAGGCGGACGTACCGCGGCCGCCGGAGACCGGCGAGGCCGGTCCCGCAGCGGAACCGGCGCCGGAAGCCCCTGCCGAGACCGAGCCGGCGCCCGCCCCCGCCACCGCCCTCGCGGCGGACGAACACCCCCTCGCGTCCTACGTGCTGCGCGTCAACGGCGCCGACCGCCCGGTGACCGGCGCGTGGATCGGGGAGTCCCTGCTCTACGTGCTGCGCGAGCGGCTGGGCCTCGCCGGCGCCAAGGACGGCTGCTCGCAGGGCGAGTGCGGCGCGTGCTCGGTGAAGGTCGACGGCCGGCTCGTCGCGGCGTGCCTGGTGCCGGCGGCGACGGCCGCGGGCGCCGAGATCCGCACCGTCGAGGGCCTGGCCGACCAGGGTGTGCACTCCGACGTGCAGCGCGCGCTGGCCGCGTCGGGCGCGGTGCAGTGCGGGTTCTGCGTGCCGGGCCTGGCGATGACGGTGCACGACCTGCTGGAGGGCAACCACTCGCCGAGCGACCTGGAGGCCCGCCAGGCGCTCAGCGGCAACCTGTGCCGCTGCACCGGCTACCGCGCCGTCCTCGACGCCGTCCAGGAGGTCATCGCGGGCCGCCGCGCCCCGGACACCGAGGACGACGCCGACGGGGTGGGGCGCGCCCGTATCCCGCAGCAGGCCGGCCCGGGCGAAGGCGGCGCCCACCCCGCGCCGGGCACGGTCCGCATGCCCCCGCCCCGCCCCCCGAACCCCCATGAGGGAGGCCCCCGGTGACCCCCTCCCCGGAGCACACGGCCACGACCCCCATCCCCCCGGGCGGCCCCGAGGCGCACGGGATCGGGGCCTCGCTCACCGCAACGGACCTCGTCGCCAAGACCGAGGGCACGTTCCCGTACGCCGCCGACCTGTGGGCCGAGGGCCTCCTCTGGGCCGCCCTGCACCGCTCTCCGCACGCGCACGCGCGGATCGTCTCCGTCGACACCTCCGCCGCCGAGGCCATGCCCGGCGTCCGCGTCGTCGTCACCCACCGCGACCTGCCCGACGCCGCCGGCCACGGCCGGGGCGTACGGGACCGGCCCGTGTTCGCGCACGACGTCGTACGGCACCACGGCGAGCCCGTCGCCGCCGTCGCCGCCGACCACCCCGACACCGCGCGGCTGGCCGCGGCCGCCATCGCCGTCGAGTACGAACTGCTCGACCCCGTCACCGACCCGCAGGCCGCCTTCGAGGCCGAGCCCCTGCACCCCGACGGCAACCTGATCCGGCACATCCCGCTGCGCTACGGCGACCCGCAGGCCGCCGGCGAGGTCGTCGTCGAGGGCATGTACCGCATCGGCCGCCAGGACCCCGCGCCCATCGGCGCCGAGGCCGGTCTCGCCGTGCCCCGCCCCGACGGCGGCGTGGAGATCTACGCGGCCGCCACCGACCCCCACTCCGTACGCGACCAGGTGTCCGCCTGCCTGGGGCTGGCCGCGGACCGGGTCAAGGTCGTCGTCACCGGCGTCCCCGGCGCCACCGGCGACCGCGAGGACGGCTCCATGCAGTTGCCCCTCGGGCTGCTCGCGCTGCGTACCGGCTCGCCCGTGAAGCTCCTCGCCACCCGCGAGGAGTCGTTCCTCGGCCACGCCCACCGCCACCCCACCCTGCTGCGCTACCGGCACCACGCCGACGCCCGCGGCAAGCTCGTCAAGGTCGAGGCGCAGATCCTGATGGACGGCGGCGCCTACGCCGACACCTCGGCCGACGCGCTGGCCGCCGCGGTGTCGTTCTCCTGCGGCCCGTACGTCGTCCCGCACGCGTTCGTCGACGGCTGGGTGGTCCGTACGAACAACCCGCCCTCGGGCCACGTCCGCGGCGAGGGCGCCATGCAGGTCTGCGCCGCGTACGAAGGGCAGATGGACAAGCTCGCCGCCGCCCTCGGCATGGATCCCGCGGAGCTGCGCGCGCGCAACGTGATGGCCACCGGCGACCTGCTGCCCACCGGCCAGACCGTCACCTGCCCCGCACCTGTCGCCGAACTCCTCACCGCCGTACGCGAAGCGCCGCTGCCGCCCGCGGAGGAGAGCCTGCTGCCCGGCGGCCCCGAGGGCGCGGGCGAGCCGGGCGTCGTGCGCCGCGGTGTGGGCTACGGGCTGGGCATGGTGCACATGCTGGGCGCCGAGGGCGCCGACGAGGTGGCCACCGCGACCGTCCGCGTCAGCGGCGGCGTCGCCACCGTCATCTGCGCGGCCGTCGAGACCGGCCAGGGCTTCGCCACCCTGGCCCGGCAGATCGTGCAGGAGGTCCTCGGCGTCGACGAGGTGCACACCGCTCCCGTCGACACCGACCAGCCCGCGGCCGGGCCCGCCTGCCACGGGCGGCACACCTGGGTCTCGGGCGGCGCGGTGGAGCGGGCCGCGAAGATGGTCCGTACCCAACTGCTGCAGCCGCTGGCGCAGAAGTTCGGCATGTCCGCGGAACTGCTGACGATCGCCGACGGCAAGATCACGTCGTACGACGGGGTGCTGTCGACGACGGTCGCGGAAGCGCTGGAGGGCAAGGAGCTGTGGGCCACGGCGCAGTGCCGCCCGCACCCGACGGAGCCGCTGGACGCCAACGGGCAGGGCGACGCGTTCGTGGGCATGGCCTTCTGCGCGGTGCGCGCGGTGGTGGACGTGGACGTGGAGCTGGGCGCGGTGCGGGTGGTGGAGATGGCCGTCGCGCAGGACGTCGGCAAGGTGCTCAACCCGCGGCAGCTCGCGGCCCGGATCGAGGCGGGCGTCACGCAGGGCGTGGGCGCGGCGCTGATGGAGAACCTCCGTACGAACAAGGGCATCGTCCGCCACCCCGATCTCACCGGCTACCCGCTGCCCACGGCGCTCGACGCGCCCGACGTGCGGATCGTGAAGCTGATCGAGGAGCGGGACGTGGTGGCGCCGTTCGGCGCGAAGGCGGCGAGCGCGGCGCCGGTGGTCACGTCACCGGCGGCGATCGCGGCGGCGGTGCGGGCGGCGACGGGGCGGCCGGTGAGCCGGCTGCCGATCCGGCCGCAGTCGGCGGCGGTGCAGCAACCCGGGCCGCCGGGCGCGAGGCAGTAGGGGCACCTTCGGGGGCGTTGGGCGCTCAATGCCCGTGAGGTGAAGGATGAGGCGATACGGTCCGCGGGAAGAGCCGCGGCCGTACGCACCCGCACCTCCCGCCCGTACCCCCGATCCCGCCCGTACCGCCGAGACGTGCTCCTCCGGGGCCTCCCCGCCCCGCCCCCGACGCCGACGCTGCGCAGGCAAGGAGCACGTATGAAGACCGCGCCCCCCTCCACCCCCGTGACCTCCCAGGCCCCGCTCAGCTCCCAGGTCACCATGACCCTCGCCGCGCTCGCCGCAACGGGCGCGACGCCGCGGCCCTCGGGGGAGACGGTGGTGGAGCAGACCGCGCGGATCCGCAGGGGCATCGTGGCGCAGTTGCAGAGCTCCACGGTCGTCAGCGGCTGGGAGCTGCTGTGGCTGGCCCTCAGCCCGGACAACGCCAACCTCGTCTACGTCGCCCTCAACACCGACGGCTCGAACCAGATCGCGGTCGTCGTCCGCGGCACCGTCGACAACCCGGCCGACATGCTCGAAGACCTCGACGTCGGCACGCTGGTGACGTTCAGCCCGGCCGGGAGCGTCGAGCCGCTGGCGGTCTCGGCGGGGGCGATGGCGGCGTTCACGCAGGTCGCGGCGGCGCGCGGGGCGGAGGGGCTGGCGGGAGACGTGACCGGCGCCGGGCCGATCCCGCTCATGGCCACGGTCACGGAGGAACTGGCCGCCCTGCTGCAGAACCTCCCGCCCTCGCCCCAGCCCACTGTCTACGTCATCGGCCACAGCCTCGGCGGCTGCGTCGCCACCATGCTCGCCCCGTACCTCCAGGCGTGGAGCTGGCCGGGGAACCCGCCGCAGCTCGCGCTCGTCACGTACGCCGCGCCGACCGCGGGCGGGCAGGGCTTCGCCGACTACGTCGACTCGCTGCCCTGGGCGCAGTACGAGCGCCACGTCAACGCGTACGACCTGATCCCGCTGGCCTGGTCGGGCCTCAGGACGGCGCTGGACTGGTACCCGTCGCCGGGTCCCGCGGCGACCGACGAGGTGATCGCCCTGCTGCTCACGATCGACGGGTTCAGGAAGGGCAACGTCTACGTCCAGCCCAGCGCGAACAACCCGATCACGGTGAACCCGCACTACCTCACCAACGACTCCGCGCTCACCAACAAGACCACCGCGGACTTCCTGGGCCAGGTCGCGTACCAGCACGCCAACGACACGTATCTCGCCCTGCTCGACGCCCCGGCGCTGGACGCCGGCCCGGTGGTGACCGGCCTGAGCCCCACCACGGGACAGGGCGGCACGAAGATCGCGATCACGGGCACTGGCTTCGACACGAACACCGCCCTCGACTTCGGCACGGTGCCCTGCACGAACTTCACCGTCGACTCCGCCACCACCATCACGGCCTACGCCCCGGACGGGGCCGGCATCGCCGACGTCCGCGCCACCAACTTCCTCGGCACGTCCCCCGCCGCCCCGGCGGCCCGCTTCGCGTACGGCCCCTTCGCGCCGGTGGCGATCACCTCGATCTCCCCGGCCCGCGGCCGGGTCGACACCAAGGTCACCATCAACGGCACCGGCTTCACCCAGAACGCCAAGGTCCTCTTCCGCAACCACGCCTCGGCACACGTCGACCACGAGTCCTCCACGACCCTCACGGCCAGGGCCCCCCGCCACCTCCCCACGGACCCGGCGACGGTGGACATCATGATCGTCACCGACACCGCCACGTCCCCGACGGGCCCGTACGACGAGTTCACCTACGGCGACTGAGTCTGCCGTGCACACACGCAGGTCACTCGGCCTGCCGGTGTCGTTTCCGTCCAAGACGGCCGCCGCGGCCGCGATCTAGCCTGGCCCGGTAAATCGCCTGATCACGAGGAGACAGCACCATGCGCGACCTGGTCTGCACCGCCTTCATATCGCTCGACGGTGTCGTGGACTCGCCCGGTGGCGGGCCGGGGGAGGAGCATCGCAGCGGCGGATGGGTGGTGAACGACCTCGAGTTCGTTCCGGAAGCCTGGTCGCTGAAGGGGGAGGAGCTGGCCGACACGGCGGCGCTGATGTTCGGCCGCCGCAGCTACGAGGCGTTCGCGCCCGTCTGGCCCGGCTCGGAGGACCACGCCGACTACAAAGAGCTGCCCAAGTATGTGGTGTCGACCACGCTGTCCGACGACGCCCTCGTCGACGGGTGGGGGCCGACGGCCATCCTGCGCTCGACGGAGGACGTCGCGGCGCTCAAGGAGGGCGAGGGCGGCGCGATCTTCATCCACGGGAGCGCGGAGCTGGCCCGGAGGCTGTCGGACGCGGGCCTGATCGACCAGTACAACCTGCTCGTCTTCCCCGTGCTGCTCGGTGCCGGGAAGAGCCTGTTCGGCCGGGCCGACCGCGACAAGCAGATGCTGACGCTGCGGGAGTCGGAGAGTTACTCGAACGGGATCACGAAGCTGATCTACGACGTCAAGCGCTGATCTCCGGATGGAGGGCGATCGCGCCGCCGGCGCCCTCGCGCAACTGCCGTGCGGTGCGTCCGACGTAGGAGCGCAGCGCCCGGGCCAGGTGCGGCTCGTCGAAGTAGTCCAGCTTCGCGACGACGGACGCGGCCGGGGCGCCGAGCGCCAGCAACTCCGCCGCGGTGCGGGCCCGCGCGATCTGCCGGACGGTCCTGTGCGTCAGCCCCGTCGCGGCACGGAACCGGCGTTCGACCGTGCGCGCCGAGACAGCCGGGCGGTGTCCCCGCAGCACCTCGGCGACGAGCGGGTCACGGACCACGATCCCGGCCCGGACGAGACGCCCGACCAGGGCCTCGGCGTCGTCGGCACGGGGCGACTCCCACTGCCCGCCGTCCAGACGGAACGTCCGGCGGGTGGTGTCGGGCAGCTCGATGCCCCCGTCGACCAGCGCCGGCGTGGGCACGGCCCGCAACGAGGTGCCCAGGGCGAACTCGATGCCGGTGAACGTCGCGCCCTCCGGCACCGGCGCCGTGCCGGTCCGGGTCTCGGGACCGGTGACGCCCGCGTACGCCCGGCCGTCCTGGCTCCAGAACACCAGGCCCCAGTGCACCCCCGCGACGGACGTCATCGCCGTGACCCGTTCGCTCGTGCAGGTCCACACGGTGTCGACCCACGGCGAGTCCGACCGGCGCGTCTCAAAGCCCAGCTCCACGGGCGAAGAGTACGCCGCGTGGTACCGGGAGCGAAGCGGCGGGAACCGCGGAACGGCAGGCCGAGTGACCCGAGACGGGAACGGGAACGGGGACGGACGAGGGCGAGGGCGGCACCCGGTGGGGTGCCGCCCTCGTCGCCTTGCCTTGTCACCGGCTGCTGCTGAGGCCGTGGCGGGAATCGAACCCGCGTTACTCGCTTTGCAGGCGAGCCCCTCAGCCACTCGGGCACACGGCCTTGGTACTCCGTCGAGCGTAGGCGGGGGACGGGTGGTGCTCAATGCGGGGCGGGGGGATGTCACACGGTGGCAACAGCGTGTGCATACGGGTGCCGGGCGCGGGCTGCTGCCGGCCACGGCGGGCTGCCGCGGGCTACTTGGGGGTTCCGCGCCACTGCTTGATCATTTCCCTGCCCCAGCCGTCGCGCATCTCCCGCACCGTGTCCTTGTGCGCCGCCGGGCCGAGCGCGTCCTTGATGACCTCGCCGAAGACCCGTATCAGATCCTCGTCGCTGACCCCTGCGCACTCCGGCGGCTCGCCGCCATCCTCGTCGCCGGTCTCCGGCGTGTGCGCGAAGTCCTCGGCCATGGCGTCCTTGCAGGCGCGCAGCTCTGGATCGGGGCCGCAGGCCGTCAGCAGGGCGGCGACGGCGGCCGCGGTGGCGACGGCCGCGGCGGTGGTGCGGGTACGGGGCCGGGCGCGGGTGGTGTGCATGGCGGATCCCCCTGTCTCGCCGTGGCGATGCGACGCTACCGCCGTCGCCGCCGGGAAGCCCTAGGCCGAACGGCCTAGCGGCGGACCCGACTATCGACAGGGGCTCTTGTCGGTGTGGGGCCTTACCCTGCTGCTCATGGCCAGCCTCGAATCGCGCGACACCGACGTCGCTC from Streptomyces sp. CMB-StM0423 includes the following:
- a CDS encoding dihydrofolate reductase family protein; translated protein: MRDLVCTAFISLDGVVDSPGGGPGEEHRSGGWVVNDLEFVPEAWSLKGEELADTAALMFGRRSYEAFAPVWPGSEDHADYKELPKYVVSTTLSDDALVDGWGPTAILRSTEDVAALKEGEGGAIFIHGSAELARRLSDAGLIDQYNLLVFPVLLGAGKSLFGRADRDKQMLTLRESESYSNGITKLIYDVKR
- a CDS encoding xanthine dehydrogenase family protein molybdopterin-binding subunit — translated: MTPSPEHTATTPIPPGGPEAHGIGASLTATDLVAKTEGTFPYAADLWAEGLLWAALHRSPHAHARIVSVDTSAAEAMPGVRVVVTHRDLPDAAGHGRGVRDRPVFAHDVVRHHGEPVAAVAADHPDTARLAAAAIAVEYELLDPVTDPQAAFEAEPLHPDGNLIRHIPLRYGDPQAAGEVVVEGMYRIGRQDPAPIGAEAGLAVPRPDGGVEIYAAATDPHSVRDQVSACLGLAADRVKVVVTGVPGATGDREDGSMQLPLGLLALRTGSPVKLLATREESFLGHAHRHPTLLRYRHHADARGKLVKVEAQILMDGGAYADTSADALAAAVSFSCGPYVVPHAFVDGWVVRTNNPPSGHVRGEGAMQVCAAYEGQMDKLAAALGMDPAELRARNVMATGDLLPTGQTVTCPAPVAELLTAVREAPLPPAEESLLPGGPEGAGEPGVVRRGVGYGLGMVHMLGAEGADEVATATVRVSGGVATVICAAVETGQGFATLARQIVQEVLGVDEVHTAPVDTDQPAAGPACHGRHTWVSGGAVERAAKMVRTQLLQPLAQKFGMSAELLTIADGKITSYDGVLSTTVAEALEGKELWATAQCRPHPTEPLDANGQGDAFVGMAFCAVRAVVDVDVELGAVRVVEMAVAQDVGKVLNPRQLAARIEAGVTQGVGAALMENLRTNKGIVRHPDLTGYPLPTALDAPDVRIVKLIEERDVVAPFGAKAASAAPVVTSPAAIAAAVRAATGRPVSRLPIRPQSAAVQQPGPPGARQ
- a CDS encoding IPT/TIG domain-containing protein → MKTAPPSTPVTSQAPLSSQVTMTLAALAATGATPRPSGETVVEQTARIRRGIVAQLQSSTVVSGWELLWLALSPDNANLVYVALNTDGSNQIAVVVRGTVDNPADMLEDLDVGTLVTFSPAGSVEPLAVSAGAMAAFTQVAAARGAEGLAGDVTGAGPIPLMATVTEELAALLQNLPPSPQPTVYVIGHSLGGCVATMLAPYLQAWSWPGNPPQLALVTYAAPTAGGQGFADYVDSLPWAQYERHVNAYDLIPLAWSGLRTALDWYPSPGPAATDEVIALLLTIDGFRKGNVYVQPSANNPITVNPHYLTNDSALTNKTTADFLGQVAYQHANDTYLALLDAPALDAGPVVTGLSPTTGQGGTKIAITGTGFDTNTALDFGTVPCTNFTVDSATTITAYAPDGAGIADVRATNFLGTSPAAPAARFAYGPFAPVAITSISPARGRVDTKVTINGTGFTQNAKVLFRNHASAHVDHESSTTLTARAPRHLPTDPATVDIMIVTDTATSPTGPYDEFTYGD
- a CDS encoding 2Fe-2S iron-sulfur cluster-binding protein, whose translation is MSRDHVDDQQPQYGTGGWQPMPQGADGDPDATAFVQLPPEVFPEADAGVPLAAPGHGYVPPPIAVPATDPGQTGQFQIPEGLSGQTAQEAPETYGHGEAYGYGPEAAGPGHGGAHDGAHDGVHGDQHGDGQARSRRPGAGGFGQAGMRAVAETRRATADGYVQDAQAGGQGAYGLQQDTGPGGGAQRWADPAYPADQDPGTWPGAAAHADAGGGPYGEVPPGPAQHPADHEGPPAEGQISAWRPVPQDGDTSPGWAIPTAPDDLPEDSGEYALHDRSAGEGQPDGDAREHAAPEADVPRPPETGEAGPAAEPAPEAPAETEPAPAPATALAADEHPLASYVLRVNGADRPVTGAWIGESLLYVLRERLGLAGAKDGCSQGECGACSVKVDGRLVAACLVPAATAAGAEIRTVEGLADQGVHSDVQRALAASGAVQCGFCVPGLAMTVHDLLEGNHSPSDLEARQALSGNLCRCTGYRAVLDAVQEVIAGRRAPDTEDDADGVGRARIPQQAGPGEGGAHPAPGTVRMPPPRPPNPHEGGPR